GGGGCTTCTCTTCGGCATCTACCCGGCGTCGCGCGCTGCGCGGCTGGATCCGGTGGAGGCGATGCGCGCGGAGTAGGGAGCCGGAATGGGTGACGCAGTGGCGGAGGCACGGCGGAGGGCCTCCGGAGACGACCTCGCTTCGCTGCGCAGGCTGGACGCGCTGATGGTGCGCTCGGGCTTCCGGCACGCGGACCGCACGCCCCGGGAGTGGGTGGCGGAGCTGGTATCGCAGGGGAGATTGCGCCGGGGCGATACGTACGGCGCGCACGAAGCGCTGCGGGCCATCGGCCTGGGGGCGGTGCCCGCGCTGCTGGAGGTGCTGGCGAATCCCCAACTGGCGGAGAAGGAGTCCGCGGACGCGAACATCCGCTTGAACGTGCTTGAGGCGTTGCTGGCGCCGAGCCCACCGCCCCGGTGCGCGGTGCCCGCCGTGATGGGGCTCTTGTCCCGGCCGAGCGCTCGGGTCCAGCGCCAGGCGATGCGGGCCCTGGTGTACCTGCGTCCCCGGCCTACCCGGCTCGCGGTGAAGCTGTTGCTGGAGGCCTGCCAGGACAAGACGCAGTGGCAGGCACGAGCGACGGCGTTGGACGCGCTCGCGACGCTGGACGGTCCCGTCCCGGACGACGTGCTGCACGAAGCCCTGAAGAGGCTGTCGGACGAGAGTCCCTACGTCCGCCGCTCCGCGCTGCGCCTGCTGGGCCGGTGCACCCCGCCTTCCGAGGCGGTCCTTCACGCGCTGGAGGAGCAGGTGGTGCTGGACGACGAGAGCCGCGTCGTCGCCCTCCAGGTGTTGTCCTGGCTGTCGCCCTCGCGTGCGCTGCCGCTGTTGGACAAGACGGCGCGGGGATTGGTGGGCCTGCTTCCGAATGACCGGGACGGGGCGCGGCAGGGGCTCTTCGCGCTCCATCTGCTCGCGGGGATGGGGGCGCAGGCCCGGCCGGCGGTGGGCCTGCTGCGGCGCGTGGTGACGCATGCCGTGAAGCGGGGACATGGAGATCCCTTTACCTGGCGCATGCGCGTGCACGCCGAGTCGGTGGCGGACGCCATCGTCCGGAGTGTCCCGTTGCCCGTGGAGGCGCGGACCGCGGGGCCGGGCTCGCCGCCACTGGCCCTGGCGCTCGCGGGGCCGGGGCCGCTGCCGGTGGACGCGGAGCATCCGGACTCCGCCCGACTGCAGGCCTGGGTGGATTCGCTGGGGCCGCTGAGCCAGGAGGAGGAGGTCCGGCTGTGCGTGGCCGTGGCGCGCGTCGCGGCGCGTGTCTGGGACAGGCACGGGCCGGAGAACGACGGCGCCCAGTCGGCCCTCCTCGCGCTGGAGGAGTGGGTCCTCGCGCCGGATGAGGCGCACCAGCGCAAGGCGATGGAGATCGGCTTGTTCGTCCCCAGCCAGCTCCTTGCGTCGGAGTTGTTCAACGCGGCGTGGTGCCTCCACTACGCGACGCTGATGGTGGCGAACGCCGAAAAGCGGCACGTGGGCTTTACCGGCCTGACGCCCAGGGAACCCGAGCACCTGCTCGCGACGTGCGTCTTCGCCGCGTACCGGGCGCTGAGGAGCGGCGCCTGCATGACCGTGGACGAGGGGTGGAGAGACTCCACCCTCACCTGGAAGCGCACGTCCGACGAGGCGCTGGCCTTCCTCCACCGGGCGATGGTGGACGAGGTGCTGCCCTGGGCGCGGGGGGAGTGGGATCCGATTGGCGACGTCCTGCGCGAGCGGCGCCGGCTGCTGACGGAAGAGTGAACACGCCAGCGTCATGGCGGTGATGGCGCTCACCCGGTAGGGTGAGCCCGTCCCTACCGCAGGGGGCTGCACCGCATGTCCATGTCCTACGCCACGCTGCCGCTGCCCGTCGTCCCCACGCCGTTCCGGCTTCGCGTCTTCACGCCCGAGGACATGGACGGCGTCATCGCGCTGTACTCGCATCCGGAGGTGGCACGGAGCCTCAACTTCACGGTGCCCGTGCCGCGCGAGACGCTGCACCAGAAGCTGACCGGCGATCTGGAGGCGATGCGCCAGGGCAAGGGCATCCGGTGGGTGTTGTCGAAGGAAGACGACCCGACGCCCCTGGGTTACATGACGCTCTTCAACTGGAGCCAGAAGGATCGCCGAGCGGAGGTGGGCTACATGGTGGGGCGCTCACTGTGGGGGCAGGGCGTGATGTCGGGCATCCTGCCCGCGCTGATCCGCTTCGGCTTCGAGCAGCTGAACCTGCACCGCATCGAAGGCATGGTGAACACTCGCAACAGCGCGTCGAGCAAGGCGCTGACGCGCGTGGGCTTCCAGCAGGAAGGCGTGATGCGCGGCTACCAGGTCGATGGGAACGGGGGCGGGTTCAACGACATCATCCTGCTCGCGCTGCTCGAGGACGCCTGGCGCGCGTCCGTCGCGACGTAGGCTCACGGCAGGTCGCGCGCGAACTGTTCGCGGTAGCGGGCCTGGAGCGTCTTCAACTGGCGGGTACCCCGGTATTCGCGCGCGAGCAGGTGCCACGCCTCCGTGCGTGAAGGCTCCAGGGCGATGACCCGCTCCAGGTGCTTGCGTGCACGCGCATGCGCACGGGTGTTCGTCGCCAGCACGCCGAGCAGCAGGTGCGCCTGCACCGCATCCTCCCGGAACGCGAGCACCCGCTCACAGGCGGTGCGCGCAGGGCCCAGGCGCCCCTGGAGCAGGTGCAGCTCGCATTGCAGGAGCGTGACGGAGGGACTCGCCGGATACGCTTGCGCCAGCGCGGCGATGCGCTCACGCGCGGACTTCGAGGAGCCGGCACGCAGCAGCGCCTCCACGTCGGACACCGCGCGCACAAGGGCTCCCTCTCGTGCGGGATCGACGACAGCGGTGCTCGCATCCGACCGGGCCGGCAGCGCCACCTGTCTTCGGAGGCGGGCCGCCTGTTCCAGCACGGCCGCGGAAGCCGCCAGTCCTTGAGCACGGGCCGCGGTCTCCTCCGCCCACGTCACGCAGTGGGCACGCAGGAAGAGTCCCGCCAGGTCCGCCCACTGCGCGGGCTCCACGTCCGCACGGGCCTCCAGGTTCGTCCTCGCAACCACCAGACTGTCCCGGGCCTCGTCGAAGCGGCCCGCGTGCAGGTGGAGCAGCGCGACGTTCATGCGCAGGGAGGGCTCGCGGGGAAACCGCGCGATGGCCCGCTCACAGCGCTCACGCGTGGCGTCCAGCCCCGGCGTGAGATGCACGGCGAGGTAGCACGCCAGCAGCTGCACGCGTTCGTTCTGAGGATGCCGCACGGCCAGCGGCTCCAATGCCTCCGCGGCCACCTCCGGCCGGCCCGCCTTCTCCAGTGCGATGACCTCCGCCAGCCGTTGCCGCTCCAGCGGTGTCAGCGAGCGGGGCGTGCCCTCCGGTCCCAACACGACAGCGGAGGTGCGCACGCGCTCCGTCCATTCGAGGAGGAAGTCCCGCTCCGGCCCTTCCCACGCCGGGCCTGTCATCGCCTCCACCGTCACGCGGAGCTCACGGGCCCAGGCCTTCTGCGCCTCCAGCTCCACGCGTGCACCGGGCAGGTGCCTGAGTCCAGCGCCCAGCAGCGCGAGCGTCCGCGCATCGAAGGCCGTCTGGCCCGCGTCGTACTTCGGCGACATCCATCCCCGTCCATCGCGCACGTGCGGCGCGCCCAGGGTATGCGCCCACTCGTGCAGCAGGACCGCCACCTCCAGCCGCTGCCGCGCCTCCACTGGCAGCTCTCCGCTCAGTCCGCGCAACACGCAGTGCCGCCCCAGCACGCGCGCGAAGCCCAGTTCGTGCTGCGCGCCGCTGAACGACACCGGCGCCGCCACCAGACCCACGACGAGGTCCACGTCCTCGCCCGCGTCCACTTCCTCCAGTGCGTCCAGCACCGGCTCCAGTGGACCGTCCGAGCCGCGCCGATCCCATGCACGCGCGGACTCCAACTCGAACGTGATGCCCAGGGGGCCGCGCACCGACTCGCTCGCGCGCTGGAGCCATCCGGCGACGCCTCGCTCCCAATGGAGCCC
The sequence above is a segment of the Corallococcus exiguus genome. Coding sequences within it:
- a CDS encoding HEAT repeat domain-containing protein; translated protein: MGDAVAEARRRASGDDLASLRRLDALMVRSGFRHADRTPREWVAELVSQGRLRRGDTYGAHEALRAIGLGAVPALLEVLANPQLAEKESADANIRLNVLEALLAPSPPPRCAVPAVMGLLSRPSARVQRQAMRALVYLRPRPTRLAVKLLLEACQDKTQWQARATALDALATLDGPVPDDVLHEALKRLSDESPYVRRSALRLLGRCTPPSEAVLHALEEQVVLDDESRVVALQVLSWLSPSRALPLLDKTARGLVGLLPNDRDGARQGLFALHLLAGMGAQARPAVGLLRRVVTHAVKRGHGDPFTWRMRVHAESVADAIVRSVPLPVEARTAGPGSPPLALALAGPGPLPVDAEHPDSARLQAWVDSLGPLSQEEEVRLCVAVARVAARVWDRHGPENDGAQSALLALEEWVLAPDEAHQRKAMEIGLFVPSQLLASELFNAAWCLHYATLMVANAEKRHVGFTGLTPREPEHLLATCVFAAYRALRSGACMTVDEGWRDSTLTWKRTSDEALAFLHRAMVDEVLPWARGEWDPIGDVLRERRRLLTEE
- a CDS encoding GNAT family N-acetyltransferase is translated as MSMSYATLPLPVVPTPFRLRVFTPEDMDGVIALYSHPEVARSLNFTVPVPRETLHQKLTGDLEAMRQGKGIRWVLSKEDDPTPLGYMTLFNWSQKDRRAEVGYMVGRSLWGQGVMSGILPALIRFGFEQLNLHRIEGMVNTRNSASSKALTRVGFQQEGVMRGYQVDGNGGGFNDIILLALLEDAWRASVAT
- a CDS encoding tetratricopeptide repeat protein; the protein is MRVRVYADVDHRARGLHWERGVAGWLQRASESVRGPLGITFELESARAWDRRGSDGPLEPVLDALEEVDAGEDVDLVVGLVAAPVSFSGAQHELGFARVLGRHCVLRGLSGELPVEARQRLEVAVLLHEWAHTLGAPHVRDGRGWMSPKYDAGQTAFDARTLALLGAGLRHLPGARVELEAQKAWARELRVTVEAMTGPAWEGPERDFLLEWTERVRTSAVVLGPEGTPRSLTPLERQRLAEVIALEKAGRPEVAAEALEPLAVRHPQNERVQLLACYLAVHLTPGLDATRERCERAIARFPREPSLRMNVALLHLHAGRFDEARDSLVVARTNLEARADVEPAQWADLAGLFLRAHCVTWAEETAARAQGLAASAAVLEQAARLRRQVALPARSDASTAVVDPAREGALVRAVSDVEALLRAGSSKSARERIAALAQAYPASPSVTLLQCELHLLQGRLGPARTACERVLAFREDAVQAHLLLGVLATNTRAHARARKHLERVIALEPSRTEAWHLLAREYRGTRQLKTLQARYREQFARDLP